The proteins below come from a single Terriglobales bacterium genomic window:
- the fabZ gene encoding 3-hydroxyacyl-ACP dehydratase FabZ yields MAPAPPVNHSGEGKTVLDINAIQKILPHRYPFLLIDRVTELTRKQRIVALKNVTINEPYFAGHFPGFPIMPGVLMVEAIAQAGGALLLTEIPDRDAKLMVFTGIERARFRRPVIPGDQLKIVVTVLAWRTVAVRMQGDIFVDDKLVAEAVVTCRVVPREPESSRETE; encoded by the coding sequence ATGGCGCCAGCTCCGCCGGTCAACCACAGCGGTGAGGGCAAGACTGTGCTCGACATAAATGCAATCCAAAAAATCCTGCCTCATCGTTATCCGTTTCTGCTCATTGACCGGGTAACTGAGCTGACGCGCAAGCAGCGCATCGTCGCGCTTAAGAACGTGACCATCAATGAGCCTTACTTCGCCGGCCATTTCCCCGGCTTTCCTATCATGCCAGGAGTGTTGATGGTGGAAGCCATCGCGCAGGCTGGCGGAGCATTGTTGTTGACTGAGATTCCCGACCGCGACGCCAAATTGATGGTGTTCACCGGTATCGAGCGGGCTCGCTTCCGGCGGCCGGTAATTCCCGGAGACCAGCTGAAAATCGTTGTTACCGTGCTGGCCTGGCGTACCGTGGCCGTGCGTATGCAGGGAGACATCTTTGTGGACGACAAACTGGTCGCAGAAGCCGTAGTCACCTGCCGTGTGGTGCCCCGGGAACCGGAATCTTCCAGGGAAACGGAATAA
- a CDS encoding M20 family metallopeptidase — MPPRKSNSPEGRPKLAKGKTRTLNRLALAGTDRGCGGGSEASSKLLRYVENRQGAMIETIRHLVELESPSHEKPALDRLGERLAQSFQKLGGKTQFHSGINSGNHLQVDFSGSSLHRHGEPLLLLGHFDTVWELGTLATMPFQIAEERLWGPGVYDMKTGIAQMIFAIEAIDACGYGVPRPITVLLVSDEEVGSESSRQITESVARKCGAVLVLEPSFGLQGALKTSRKGVGTYYLTVKGKAAHAGLDFEMGANAIVEMSRQLIAISEFTDAKRGVSLSPGIVQGGTRSNVIPAEASAEIDVRVTTMRDVPYLQRKFKSLKPFNPRCELQITGGVNRPPLERAKEVVSLLAKAQQIGRELGMDLGEAAVGGGSDGNFTAAIGIPTLDGLGAVGEGAHARHESVLIAALAPRTALLARLIQEI, encoded by the coding sequence ATGCCACCTCGCAAAAGCAACTCGCCCGAAGGGCGTCCCAAGCTGGCGAAAGGCAAGACGAGGACGTTGAATCGCTTGGCCCTTGCGGGCACAGACCGTGGCTGCGGAGGCGGCTCCGAGGCGTCAAGCAAGCTCCTGAGATACGTGGAAAATCGCCAGGGGGCGATGATCGAGACCATCCGGCACCTGGTGGAACTGGAGTCGCCCAGTCATGAAAAACCGGCACTGGATCGTCTGGGCGAACGGTTAGCACAGTCATTTCAGAAGCTTGGCGGGAAAACGCAGTTCCATTCAGGCATAAATTCCGGCAACCACCTGCAGGTGGATTTTTCGGGCTCTTCCCTGCACCGGCATGGAGAACCCCTGCTGCTCCTGGGTCATTTTGACACCGTCTGGGAACTCGGGACGCTCGCAACCATGCCCTTTCAGATCGCCGAAGAACGCCTGTGGGGCCCCGGCGTTTACGACATGAAAACCGGTATCGCGCAGATGATCTTCGCAATCGAGGCCATTGACGCTTGCGGATATGGTGTACCACGGCCGATCACTGTGCTGCTGGTCAGTGACGAGGAGGTTGGCAGCGAGAGTTCACGTCAGATCACGGAGTCGGTCGCCAGAAAATGTGGTGCCGTGCTCGTACTGGAGCCATCGTTTGGACTGCAGGGCGCACTGAAAACTTCCCGCAAAGGGGTTGGCACTTACTATCTCACTGTAAAAGGCAAAGCCGCGCATGCGGGGCTCGATTTCGAAATGGGCGCCAATGCCATCGTAGAAATGTCTCGTCAGCTGATCGCGATATCTGAGTTCACGGATGCGAAACGCGGGGTGAGTCTCAGCCCCGGCATTGTGCAGGGGGGAACGCGTTCCAACGTGATACCGGCGGAGGCTTCGGCCGAAATTGACGTTCGCGTGACTACCATGCGCGATGTCCCATACTTGCAGAGGAAGTTCAAGAGCCTCAAGCCATTCAATCCGCGTTGCGAATTGCAGATAACGGGCGGGGTCAACCGGCCGCCGCTGGAGCGCGCGAAGGAGGTCGTAAGCCTGTTGGCGAAAGCGCAACAGATAGGGCGCGAGCTCGGCATGGATCTAGGGGAAGCGGCCGTCGGAGGTGGTTCGGACGGCAACTTCACGGCGGCGATCGGTATTCCCACCCTGGATGGATTGGGCGCGGTCGGGGAAGGGGCGCATGCCCGTCACGAGTCCGTGTTGATCGCCGCGTTGGCTCCGCGCACGGCCCTTTTAGCGCGACTTATCCAGGAAATTTGA
- the tatA gene encoding twin-arginine translocase TatA/TatE family subunit produces the protein MLGKLGLPEILVILAIALLIFGPGRLSELGKGLGEGIRNFRSSLKDGEANAEKAEKKE, from the coding sequence ATGCTTGGCAAATTGGGTTTGCCGGAAATTCTGGTGATTCTGGCGATCGCCCTTCTCATCTTTGGCCCTGGCCGGCTCTCCGAGCTTGGTAAAGGTCTGGGCGAGGGCATTCGCAACTTCAGGTCGTCCCTCAAGGATGGCGAGGCTAACGCCGAAAAAGCGGAGAAGAAAGAGTAG
- a CDS encoding biotin/lipoyl-containing protein: MTYEVIVDGKSHKLELARGEHAWHCKLDGEELQVDAVLARPNVISLIIDGVAYEVKRERTPTDLHLWVKNARFAVEVRDPRSLRSRKAAAGAGEGPVKVLAPMPGRIVRIVAGAGTPVEAGHGVVVIEAMKMQNELKSPKQGTVKQILAAEGASVSAGEVLAIVE; this comes from the coding sequence GTGACCTACGAAGTCATCGTCGACGGCAAATCCCACAAGCTTGAGCTGGCGCGCGGCGAACACGCCTGGCATTGCAAGCTTGACGGCGAAGAATTGCAGGTCGATGCCGTTCTGGCGCGTCCCAATGTGATTTCGCTCATCATCGACGGCGTAGCATACGAGGTCAAGCGCGAGCGCACGCCTACCGACCTGCACCTGTGGGTCAAAAATGCGCGCTTCGCGGTGGAGGTGCGCGATCCACGGTCTCTCCGCAGCCGCAAGGCAGCCGCTGGGGCGGGAGAAGGCCCGGTCAAAGTGCTGGCCCCCATGCCTGGAAGAATTGTTCGCATCGTGGCCGGCGCCGGGACCCCAGTGGAAGCCGGTCACGGGGTGGTGGTCATCGAAGCTATGAAAATGCAGAACGAGCTGAAGTCCCCTAAGCAGGGAACAGTAAAACAGATTCTGGCCGCCGAAGGAGCCTCTGTCAGCGCCGGAGAGGTCCTGGCAATCGTAGAGTAA
- the accC gene encoding acetyl-CoA carboxylase biotin carboxylase subunit, whose product MFKKILVANRGEIAVRVIRACREIGIRSVAVYSDVDRASLHVRKADEAYHIGPPGASESYLNIPKLLEVARHCGAEAIHPGYGFLSENSRFAQACSDAGLKFIGPTAVAMDAMGSKTRARQLMGDAGVPLVPGSRSGMEFPQTAELAEKIGYPVMLKAAAGGGGKGMRLVRDPRDLKSAFEAARSESQRSFGDSEVYLEKFIENPRHIEIQILADEHGSTVYLGERECSVQRRHQKVLEESPSPIVTPEMRRQMGEVAVRVAQAANYTNAGTVEFLVDQARNFYFLEMNTRLQVEHPVTELVTGLDLVHLQIRIAAGEKLPFAQDDIRVRGHAIECRIYAEDPDNNYFPSPGKITLLLAPSGPGIRRDSGMYEGWTVPIEYDPLLAKLIGYGFDREEAISRLERALYEYFVGGIKTNISLFRRILRDPDFRAGKLDTGFLDRLLSGDRRDADADPDMQKDGKAKIAALAGGLFAALDPPGSLNGSGNRTAAHGNGEAAASRWKQAGRIEALGGSHS is encoded by the coding sequence ATGTTCAAGAAAATACTCGTCGCGAATCGTGGCGAAATCGCTGTCCGCGTGATCCGTGCCTGCCGCGAGATCGGTATTCGCTCGGTTGCTGTGTACTCTGACGTCGACCGCGCGTCTCTCCACGTTCGCAAAGCGGACGAGGCTTATCACATCGGACCCCCCGGTGCCTCCGAATCCTACCTGAACATTCCCAAGCTGCTGGAGGTCGCCAGGCATTGCGGTGCGGAAGCGATTCATCCCGGCTACGGATTTCTTTCCGAAAACTCGCGATTCGCACAGGCGTGTTCAGATGCAGGATTGAAATTCATTGGCCCGACGGCGGTCGCGATGGACGCAATGGGCTCAAAAACACGTGCTCGTCAGCTGATGGGCGATGCTGGCGTTCCCCTGGTTCCGGGATCCAGGAGCGGAATGGAATTCCCCCAGACCGCGGAACTCGCAGAAAAAATCGGTTACCCCGTGATGCTCAAGGCGGCTGCTGGGGGTGGCGGCAAGGGCATGCGGCTGGTGCGCGATCCGCGCGACCTGAAGTCCGCTTTTGAAGCCGCTCGGAGCGAATCGCAGCGCTCGTTTGGCGACAGCGAAGTGTATCTGGAGAAGTTTATCGAGAATCCTCGGCACATTGAAATACAGATTCTGGCCGACGAGCATGGCAGCACTGTCTATCTGGGAGAAAGGGAATGCTCCGTGCAGCGGCGGCACCAGAAGGTGCTGGAGGAGTCCCCATCCCCCATCGTCACCCCGGAAATGCGCCGGCAGATGGGTGAGGTAGCGGTACGCGTGGCGCAAGCCGCCAATTACACCAATGCGGGGACAGTAGAGTTTCTGGTCGATCAGGCACGAAATTTCTACTTCCTGGAAATGAACACGCGTCTGCAGGTGGAACATCCGGTTACGGAGCTGGTCACTGGGCTGGATCTCGTGCATCTGCAGATCCGCATCGCGGCAGGTGAAAAATTGCCGTTTGCACAGGATGACATCCGGGTTCGCGGACATGCCATCGAATGCCGTATTTACGCGGAAGATCCCGACAACAACTACTTCCCCAGCCCGGGCAAGATCACCCTGCTTCTGGCCCCTTCTGGGCCCGGCATCCGCCGGGACAGCGGCATGTACGAAGGTTGGACAGTGCCCATTGAGTACGATCCCCTCCTGGCCAAATTGATCGGCTACGGCTTCGACCGTGAGGAAGCCATCTCGCGGCTGGAGCGTGCCCTCTACGAATATTTTGTCGGTGGGATTAAGACGAATATCAGCTTGTTTCGCCGCATTTTGCGCGATCCGGATTTTCGTGCCGGCAAGCTGGACACCGGCTTCCTGGACCGCCTGCTCTCGGGCGATCGCAGAGACGCGGATGCCGACCCCGACATGCAAAAAGACGGCAAAGCAAAGATCGCAGCCCTTGCGGGCGGGTTGTTCGCGGCCCTGGACCCCCCGGGCTCTCTGAATGGCAGCGGCAACCGCACGGCCGCTCACGGAAACGGCGAAGCAGCCGCCTCACGGTGGAAGCAGGCGGGGCGCATTGAGGCTCTCGGGGGGAGCCACTCGTGA
- a CDS encoding tetratricopeptide repeat protein: MNRSIKVIAFLALATALITTAGCNKLKARDRLNKGVQAYKNAKYEDAIEKFKDAVALDPALINARLYLATAYAQQYIPGADTPENNRMAEQAIEEYKQVLVKDPQNLNSAKGIAYLYLQMKKFEDAKEYYRKATQIDPNDPEPYYSIAVIDWTQAYQPRMEERNKLGLKPEEPIKDKKVCEAVKQKNTPYVEEGMTALDKALQLRPDYDDAMAYMNLMWREKADIECGDAAAREADLKKADEWVDKTLATKKSKAEKQGPGGITMSGQQK; encoded by the coding sequence ATGAATAGAAGCATAAAGGTGATCGCTTTCCTGGCACTCGCGACAGCGCTCATCACAACTGCTGGGTGCAATAAACTCAAGGCACGCGATAGGCTCAACAAAGGCGTGCAGGCCTACAAGAACGCTAAGTATGAGGATGCCATTGAGAAATTCAAGGATGCGGTCGCATTGGATCCAGCTTTGATTAATGCCCGACTCTACCTGGCCACAGCTTACGCCCAGCAGTACATCCCGGGAGCCGATACGCCTGAGAATAACCGTATGGCCGAGCAGGCGATCGAAGAATACAAGCAAGTTCTGGTTAAGGACCCGCAGAACCTGAACAGTGCCAAGGGAATCGCCTATTTGTATTTGCAGATGAAGAAGTTTGAGGACGCAAAAGAATATTACCGCAAGGCGACCCAAATCGATCCCAACGATCCCGAGCCCTATTACTCGATTGCTGTGATCGATTGGACCCAGGCCTATCAGCCACGCATGGAAGAGCGCAACAAACTCGGGCTGAAGCCGGAAGAGCCGATCAAAGACAAGAAGGTCTGCGAGGCCGTCAAGCAAAAGAACACCCCCTACGTGGAAGAGGGGATGACAGCGCTGGATAAAGCCCTGCAACTGCGCCCCGACTACGACGATGCCATGGCCTACATGAACCTGATGTGGCGCGAGAAGGCCGACATTGAGTGTGGCGACGCCGCAGCCCGCGAGGCTGATCTCAAGAAAGCCGATGAGTGGGTGGATAAGACCCTGGCAACCAAGAAGTCGAAGGCTGAGAAGCAAGGCCCGGGCGGCATCACCATGAGTGGTCAGCAGAAATAG
- a CDS encoding biopolymer transporter ExbD, with the protein MGMGVSTGGQSADINVTPLIDVLLVLLIIFMVITPLTPKGLEALVPQPPPPNAPKNEPTDRTVVVQLLKSGGGQPALKINQEDVTWENLQGRLSDIYKTRAEKVMFVKADTDLPFADVAQVIDIAHAAGVDKVGLITAKIEAGG; encoded by the coding sequence ATGGGAATGGGAGTTTCGACCGGTGGTCAGAGCGCGGACATCAACGTAACTCCGTTGATCGACGTGCTCTTGGTGCTGTTGATCATTTTTATGGTGATCACGCCGCTGACCCCTAAAGGGTTGGAGGCCCTGGTGCCTCAGCCACCGCCGCCCAATGCGCCGAAGAACGAGCCTACGGATCGGACGGTGGTCGTGCAGTTGTTGAAGTCTGGTGGTGGTCAACCTGCGCTTAAGATCAACCAGGAAGACGTGACCTGGGAGAACCTGCAGGGCCGGCTTTCGGATATCTACAAGACCCGTGCTGAGAAAGTCATGTTCGTAAAGGCTGACACGGATCTGCCATTCGCGGATGTGGCCCAGGTAATCGATATTGCCCATGCGGCTGGGGTGGACAAGGTCGGACTGATCACAGCGAAGATTGAAGCAGGCGGTTAA
- a CDS encoding biopolymer transporter ExbD: protein MALAKRNEGAKVNSNINVTPMVDVMLVLLIIFMVVTPMLQKGISVDLAKTNNPIQMPDADKEDALLVAITRDGSVFFGTDKIPADQLTPKIKDRLANRVDKRVFVRADARARYGVVAEVVDNVRAAGVDQLGLLTEQRKTTAPPPPGAATPSGGQ, encoded by the coding sequence ATGGCATTAGCAAAACGGAATGAAGGGGCGAAGGTCAACTCCAACATCAACGTCACGCCGATGGTGGACGTTATGTTGGTGTTGCTGATCATCTTCATGGTGGTAACGCCCATGTTGCAGAAGGGCATCAGCGTGGATTTGGCCAAAACCAATAACCCGATCCAGATGCCGGATGCCGACAAGGAAGATGCGCTGCTGGTGGCGATCACCCGGGATGGCAGCGTCTTCTTCGGCACGGACAAGATTCCGGCTGACCAGTTGACGCCAAAAATCAAAGATCGGCTGGCCAATCGCGTGGATAAGCGCGTTTTCGTGCGTGCTGATGCCAGGGCACGCTACGGAGTCGTGGCGGAAGTGGTGGACAACGTCCGCGCTGCCGGTGTGGATCAGCTTGGCCTCCTCACAGAACAACGCAAGACAACGGCCCCGCCTCCGCCGGGAGCGGCAACCCCGAGTGGCGGGCAATAG
- a CDS encoding MotA/TolQ/ExbB proton channel family protein — MLVANLASALLVHASTAAVWIFQEQPVGWDPISLWKQMGVLAKIVVIILFIMSGWSIGVMIDRWMAFSAARKQSRTFAPQVAGALREGKIDEAIRIAEKNKKSHLAKVVTAGLQEFKAHGESSEIPGEQIEASKRALERAEAIVHAELKRGLGGLATIGSTAPFVGLFGTVVGILNAFRGISEQKATGLGAVAGGIAEALVTTAVGLFVAIPAVMMFNYLTGRVEAFDVEMDNSSSELLDYFLKRRNVVRK, encoded by the coding sequence ATGCTCGTAGCAAATCTGGCATCAGCCCTGCTCGTACACGCTTCCACCGCTGCCGTGTGGATTTTCCAGGAGCAACCGGTGGGATGGGACCCGATCTCACTTTGGAAACAGATGGGCGTCCTCGCCAAGATCGTGGTCATCATTCTGTTCATCATGTCCGGTTGGTCGATTGGCGTCATGATCGACCGCTGGATGGCATTCAGCGCCGCCCGCAAGCAATCGCGCACCTTCGCACCCCAGGTAGCCGGAGCTCTGCGCGAAGGCAAGATCGACGAAGCCATCCGTATCGCCGAAAAGAACAAGAAGAGCCACTTGGCCAAGGTCGTAACCGCCGGACTTCAGGAATTCAAAGCTCACGGCGAATCCAGCGAAATTCCCGGTGAACAGATTGAGGCCTCGAAACGTGCGCTGGAGCGCGCTGAAGCCATCGTGCACGCCGAGCTGAAGCGTGGCTTGGGTGGTCTTGCCACGATCGGTTCCACCGCTCCCTTCGTCGGACTGTTCGGAACGGTGGTCGGAATCTTGAACGCGTTCCGCGGCATTTCCGAGCAGAAGGCTACCGGTCTGGGCGCGGTCGCCGGCGGTATCGCAGAAGCTCTGGTGACCACCGCCGTCGGATTGTTCGTCGCCATCCCGGCCGTGATGATGTTCAACTATCTCACCGGGCGTGTAGAGGCGTTCGACGTGGAGATGGACAACTCCTCCAGCGAACTGCTCGACTACTTCCTGAAGCGGCGCAACGTCGTCCGCAAGTAG
- a CDS encoding energy transducer TonB, giving the protein MFEDSLLESGGRLRTKRGATTIVSFILQVLLVGILVLIPLIYTEALPKQQLMTFLVAPPPPPPPPPPPAATPPVKVVKVQSDLLNGQLRTPTKIPQKVQMIKEEEAPPPMTASGGVVGGVPGGVPGGSMGGVIGGIIGSTGTTTAVPKVATPQRVRVSQGVSEGLLVHKVVPQYPPLARQARIQGQVVLQAVIGKDGAIQNLRLVSGHPMLAPAAIDAVKQWRYKPYFLNGEPVEVDTQITVNFNLSGG; this is encoded by the coding sequence ATGTTTGAAGATAGCCTTCTGGAGTCTGGAGGCAGACTGAGGACGAAACGTGGTGCCACCACCATAGTTTCCTTCATTCTGCAAGTCCTCCTGGTGGGAATTCTGGTGTTGATCCCCCTCATCTACACCGAGGCCTTGCCCAAACAACAATTAATGACATTCCTGGTAGCTCCGCCTCCACCCCCGCCGCCTCCGCCGCCGCCAGCTGCGACGCCCCCGGTCAAGGTAGTGAAGGTGCAGAGCGATCTCCTTAACGGTCAGTTGCGCACTCCGACCAAGATTCCACAAAAAGTGCAGATGATCAAAGAAGAGGAGGCTCCCCCTCCGATGACGGCCTCTGGTGGTGTCGTGGGGGGAGTGCCCGGTGGCGTCCCCGGCGGGTCGATGGGTGGCGTGATCGGCGGCATCATTGGCAGCACAGGCACAACCACCGCCGTCCCCAAAGTGGCAACCCCGCAACGAGTTCGGGTATCCCAGGGTGTTTCAGAGGGCCTGCTGGTTCACAAAGTAGTGCCCCAGTATCCTCCCCTTGCTCGCCAGGCTCGGATTCAGGGGCAAGTCGTGCTGCAGGCGGTCATCGGGAAGGATGGTGCGATCCAGAATTTGCGCTTGGTATCGGGGCACCCGATGTTGGCGCCAGCAGCAATTGACGCGGTAAAACAGTGGAGATATAAGCCTTACTTCTTGAATGGAGAGCCGGTAGAAGTGGACACGCAGATAACCGTCAACTTCAACCTCTCTGGCGGTTAA
- the secF gene encoding protein translocase subunit SecF — MEFFRNTNIDFLGKKWYFLAFSLVFSVSGVLSMLFWHGIPLGVDFRGGTLVYVKFTHVPNDGRIRSALDGAGLKNFRIQRYGDPSLNEVLISLDQKETSEAALDAGKVAIVKALEKTPDPNRKDLNNASSQAIFEYLLEKDPLRLGSDANQRYQAIAQQIVNIRDRQNNGTLTSLDQLKGPVDPALVTSLGEGFYLSDFSVRNVEIVGPQVGRQLQTQAKLAILYSLAGMLVYLWFRFELIYGVAAVVAVFHDTLITVGAFSLTNKEISLTVIAAILTLVGYSMNDTIVVFDRIRENIKLLRRENLADIVNKSINQTLSRTILTSGLTFLTVLSLFLFGGEVLHGFSFALVIGILIGTYSSIAVAAPMLVAYQEWQAKRKGQRVQVAALPAARREKIRAR, encoded by the coding sequence GTGGAGTTTTTTCGCAATACTAATATCGACTTTCTAGGCAAGAAGTGGTACTTTCTCGCCTTTTCGCTGGTGTTCAGCGTGTCAGGAGTGCTGTCCATGCTGTTTTGGCATGGCATTCCTCTGGGCGTTGATTTTCGTGGCGGCACCCTGGTTTACGTTAAGTTCACCCACGTTCCCAACGACGGTCGCATTCGATCGGCGCTGGACGGCGCGGGCTTGAAGAACTTCCGTATCCAGCGCTACGGCGACCCCAGTCTTAACGAGGTCCTCATCTCGCTGGATCAGAAAGAGACCAGCGAGGCGGCCCTGGATGCCGGCAAGGTAGCGATTGTCAAGGCGCTGGAGAAGACCCCCGATCCTAACCGCAAGGATCTGAACAATGCCAGTTCGCAGGCAATTTTTGAGTATCTGCTGGAGAAGGATCCCCTGCGGCTGGGATCTGATGCCAACCAACGCTATCAGGCAATTGCCCAACAGATCGTGAACATACGCGACCGGCAGAATAACGGAACCCTGACTTCACTGGATCAACTGAAAGGTCCAGTGGACCCCGCCCTGGTCACCTCGCTCGGGGAGGGCTTTTACCTCTCGGACTTTAGTGTCCGAAATGTCGAGATCGTAGGCCCGCAGGTAGGTAGGCAACTTCAGACCCAGGCCAAACTCGCTATCTTATACTCTTTGGCCGGGATGTTGGTTTATTTGTGGTTCCGGTTCGAATTGATTTACGGAGTGGCTGCGGTTGTGGCAGTATTCCACGACACTTTGATCACCGTTGGGGCGTTCTCGCTAACCAACAAGGAAATTTCGCTAACGGTGATCGCAGCGATTTTGACCCTGGTCGGCTACTCCATGAACGACACCATCGTGGTCTTCGACCGCATACGTGAGAACATAAAACTGCTCAGGCGCGAGAACCTGGCGGACATCGTCAACAAAAGCATTAATCAGACCCTGAGCCGAACCATTCTGACCTCGGGTCTGACGTTCCTGACAGTACTCTCGCTGTTTCTGTTCGGTGGTGAGGTGCTGCATGGATTTTCGTTCGCGCTCGTGATCGGAATCCTCATCGGGACGTATTCGTCGATCGCGGTAGCAGCGCCCATGTTGGTGGCTTACCAGGAATGGCAGGCGAAGCGTAAGGGCCAGCGGGTTCAGGTGGCGGCACTGCCGGCGGCGCGGCGGGAGAAGATTCGCGCTCGCTAA
- the secD gene encoding protein translocase subunit SecD, whose protein sequence is MEKNLLWKTVFIVAVLLVFFFGIFGIPSSFSKSGLISAMQQRIHLGLDLKGGTHLILQVMVNDAVKADADRAVERLKEDMRSRNVSYAEISQPDPQNQPDRVLLKGVPPESSSELRNLVNDRLPEYNLASGPENSWVLFMKPQALTDLKNRSVAQAIETIRNRIDSLGVSEPVIEEHGLGQYQILVQLPGVDDPARVKEIMQSTAMLEIRQSLGGPYASEQEALAAHGGVLPADAVLMKGRSIGSKGIPEGTDVYYLISRSSAVTGRDLRDAQPTRDENNRAAVRFLLTGEGGRRFAAFTGSHVGDYLAVVLDNKVQEVATIQEQIHDEGRITGSFTEQQAKDLAMVLRSGALPAGIRYLEERTVGPSLGADSIRHGVMAAAIGLAAVMVFMLIYYHGAGINADLALLLNLVILLGFLGFSGATLTLPGIAGVILTVGMGVDSNVLIFERIREELRNGKTPPSAVEQGFGRAWLTIVDTHVTTIVSAVILFIFGTGPVRGFAVTLTFGLLANLFTAVFVSRVIFDSNLQRHRAGEPLSI, encoded by the coding sequence ATGGAAAAGAACCTACTCTGGAAAACGGTCTTCATTGTTGCGGTGCTGCTGGTCTTCTTCTTTGGGATTTTCGGCATTCCCTCCAGTTTCAGCAAGAGCGGACTGATCTCCGCCATGCAGCAGCGGATCCATCTTGGCCTGGATCTGAAAGGCGGCACCCACCTGATCCTCCAGGTAATGGTGAACGATGCCGTCAAGGCCGACGCGGATCGCGCCGTAGAGCGCCTCAAAGAAGACATGCGTTCACGCAATGTCAGCTACGCCGAAATCAGCCAGCCCGACCCGCAAAACCAGCCCGACCGGGTTCTGCTGAAGGGCGTTCCACCCGAGTCGAGCAGCGAATTGCGCAACCTGGTAAACGACCGATTGCCTGAATACAACCTGGCCTCGGGTCCGGAGAATTCCTGGGTTTTGTTTATGAAACCGCAGGCCCTCACTGATCTCAAGAACCGCTCCGTAGCCCAAGCCATTGAAACGATTCGCAACCGCATTGACAGTCTCGGAGTAAGCGAGCCCGTCATCGAAGAGCACGGGCTTGGGCAGTACCAGATTCTGGTGCAACTGCCCGGAGTGGATGATCCTGCGCGCGTAAAAGAGATCATGCAGTCCACCGCGATGCTTGAAATCCGCCAGTCCCTGGGTGGTCCCTATGCGAGCGAGCAGGAGGCCCTGGCCGCGCATGGCGGAGTTCTTCCCGCGGATGCGGTGTTGATGAAAGGACGCAGCATCGGCAGCAAAGGCATCCCCGAAGGAACCGACGTTTATTACCTGATCTCACGCTCCTCTGCGGTTACTGGCCGCGACCTGCGTGATGCCCAGCCGACTCGTGACGAGAACAACCGCGCGGCGGTTCGTTTCCTGCTGACCGGTGAGGGGGGCCGCCGCTTTGCCGCGTTTACCGGGAGCCACGTTGGCGACTACCTGGCAGTCGTCCTCGACAACAAAGTGCAGGAAGTCGCCACCATTCAGGAGCAGATTCACGACGAAGGCCGCATCACTGGCAGCTTCACCGAGCAGCAGGCCAAGGATCTTGCCATGGTGCTGCGATCGGGCGCGCTTCCCGCCGGAATCCGCTACCTGGAGGAGCGCACTGTTGGCCCGTCCCTGGGTGCGGACTCGATCCGCCACGGCGTGATGGCTGCAGCGATTGGCCTGGCGGCCGTGATGGTGTTCATGCTGATCTACTATCACGGTGCTGGGATCAATGCTGACCTGGCGCTGCTGCTGAACCTTGTCATCCTGCTCGGCTTTCTTGGATTCAGTGGTGCGACGCTAACGCTGCCCGGCATCGCCGGAGTGATCCTCACTGTCGGCATGGGCGTAGATTCCAATGTGCTGATCTTCGAGCGCATTCGCGAGGAATTGCGCAATGGCAAAACACCGCCCTCGGCGGTTGAGCAGGGGTTTGGCCGTGCCTGGCTGACCATCGTCGACACCCACGTGACCACCATCGTTTCCGCAGTCATCCTGTTCATTTTCGGAACCGGACCGGTGCGCGGGTTTGCTGTCACCCTGACTTTTGGTCTGCTGGCAAATCTGTTTACAGCAGTGTTTGTATCGCGCGTGATCTTCGATTCCAATCTGCAGCGGCATCGCGCAGGAGAACCGCTGTCGATCTAA
- the yajC gene encoding preprotein translocase subunit YajC, with product MSTINFALFGMFLQSSPGGAGGGIIMWLPLLFIFVIFYFLLILPQQRRQKQWKSMLGNLKTGDRVTTSGGLKGTIIALRDDNVHLRVPPDNIRLEVARSAIVAVSSGEEATTKAAS from the coding sequence ATGAGCACGATCAATTTTGCCCTGTTCGGAATGTTTTTGCAGAGCTCGCCGGGTGGCGCCGGGGGCGGCATCATCATGTGGCTGCCGCTGCTGTTCATTTTCGTCATTTTTTACTTTCTCTTGATCCTGCCCCAGCAACGGCGTCAGAAACAGTGGAAGTCGATGCTCGGTAACCTGAAGACCGGCGACCGGGTGACCACCAGCGGCGGACTCAAGGGAACGATCATCGCTCTGCGCGACGATAACGTTCATCTCCGCGTGCCGCCCGACAACATTCGTCTGGAGGTAGCTCGCAGCGCGATTGTGGCCGTCAGCAGCGGGGAGGAAGCGACCACCAAAGCGGCGTCGTAA